One genomic window of Quercus robur chromosome 6, dhQueRobu3.1, whole genome shotgun sequence includes the following:
- the LOC126732794 gene encoding filament-like plant protein 7 isoform X2: MDNKAWLWKKKSSEKTVLSTDKINTSLKGNEEEIQTLLTEKAKLEKDLRILNDKLSSALSECDAKDELVKDHAKMAQEAIAGWEKAEAEVVSLKQELDGALLQRVVGEERLAHLDAALKECMQQLRFVREEQEKRIHDAVMMTSKEFEKTQAVLEEKLAETSKRLAKTGVENSQLSKALLVKEKLIEDVNRQLTQLEADFSALRTRLESTEKDNASLKYEVRVLQKELEIRNEEREFNRRTADASHKQHLESVKKIAKLESECQRLRLLVRKRLPGPAALAKMKNEVEMLGKDSVEMRRRKLNTTGIMVDSAIDNSPENTNRKIGFLTEQLCAMEEENKNLKEALHQNANELQISRIMHGRSASKLSQGELQLEEVSKGQTIMGPTRSSRMSHELSLASISDIGSDDKVSCAESWASALISELEHFKNGKQKGSPSSKTIGTADINLMDDFVEMERLALVSVDKPFGDSHASQPLETELNEDSSELKGREIVPVSDSESGFIVSNQEIRFKDTLIGKVPGWLQDILKVVLEQNRVTQRDPDEIVEDIRAALVYINCSNPRDVVDARESSNNPDASNPPHVNGYISWKPSKKHSGMDSPGGVSHVDVSLTEKSNQQLHSDLGKSIGKLIELIEGISLPSLDYDNPETLSRKDGNIFTNKNLDTPTGYMARVFQWKTSELSAVLQQFIHSCYDLLNGKANIDKFAQEVTTALDWIMNHCFSLQDVSSMRDEIKKHCDWDESRSESEAEAGIIGHFFEADKLRVPREQLSYLPMLAASNSHHIHMEELEYNVREENRKLRDEVMNLESAKKDLEGRLRSATEKSESLMNKLLESEKTIGSLQTELETLKESKGRIEGHIEGQKLMNEDLDRQLAAARVELNEAWHKLSSLEVELDNKNSCCEELEATCLELQLQLESITKKKSPKHDLNQEEKQLRTDWEITTASEKLAECQETILNLGKQLKALATPRETALFDKVIANSTDTIITTTTTAPTPPKDRSMNQHSSLLDQMLAEDDAAAEVLISPKIKEINGNSTIKDIGSFQPLEKILVINGVKHEDDNATGSSLAIVPSKNRGGANLWRKLLWRKRKGNSKKTSLPFAP, encoded by the exons ATGGACAACAAGGCATGGCTTTGGAAGAAGAAATCTTCAGAGAAGACTGTTCTTTCAACCGACAAAATAAACACCTCTTTAAAAGGAAATGAAGAAGAG ATACAGACACTTCTGACTGAGAAAGCCAAATTGGAGAAAGACCTTAGAATTTTAAATGATAAGCTTTCTTCAGCCCTCTCTGAGTGTGACGCTAAAGATGAACTTGTGAAGGACCATGCAAAGATGGCGCAGGAAGCAATTGCAG GCTGGGAGAAGGCAGAAGCAGAAGTGGTGTCTCTAAAGCAAGAATTAGATGGAGCTTTACTGCAGAGGGTAGTTGGTGAAGAAAGATTAGCTCATCTGGATGCAGCACTCAAGGAATGTATGCAACAGCTACGTTTTGTTCGAGAAGAGCAGGAGAAAAGAATTCATGATGCTGTTATGATGACATCAAAGGAATTTGAAAAAACCCAGGCAGTTTTAGAGGAGAAGTTAGCAGAGACAAGTAAAAGGCTTGCCAAAACAGGCGTTGAAAATTCTCAGCTTAGCAAGGCCCTCCTGGTGAAGGAAAAGTTGATCGAAGATGTTAATAGACAGTTGACTCAGTTGGAGGCAGATTTTAGTGCACTAAGGACTAGATTAGAATCCACAGAGAAAGATAATGCTTCTTTGAAGTATGAGGTTCGAGTACTTCAGAAGGAGCTTGAAATCCGAAACGAGGAGAGAGAATTTAATCGTCGAACAGCTGATGCATCTCACAAGCAACACctagagagtgtgaagaaaattGCAAAGTTAGAATCAGAGTGTCAGAGGTTGCGTCTCCTAGTCAGGAAGCGTTTGCCAGGTCCTGCTGCTTTAgcgaaaatgaaaaatgaagttgAAATGCTGGGAAAGGATTCAGTTGAAATGAGGAGGAGAAAGTTGAATACAACTGGTATCATGGTTGACTCTGCGATTGATAACTCTCCCGAGAATACCAATAGAAAGATTGGTTTTCTGACTGAGCAATTATGTGCTatggaagaagaaaacaagaatcTCAAGGAAGCCCTTCATCAAAATGCAAATGAACTCCAAATCTCAAGGATCATGCATGGTCGCTCAGCGTCCAAATTATCTCAAGGTGAGTTGCAGCTTGAAGAAGTATCAAAAGGTCAGACTATTATGGGGCCAACAAGGAGTAGTCGTATGTCTCATGAGCTCTCTCTGGCATCAATTTCTGACATTGGCAGTGATGATAAGGTTAGCTGTGCTGAATCATGGGCTTCTGCTTTGATTTCGGAACTGGAGCACTTTAAAAATGGTAAACAAAAGGGTTCACCATCATCTAAAACTATTGGAACTGCAGACATTAATCTGATGGATGACTTTGTTGAAATGGAAAGATTAGCGTTAGTGTCTGTTGATAAACCATTTGGAgattctcatgcttctcagccCTTGGAAACTGAGTTAAATGAGGATTCTTCAGAGTTAAAGGGTAGGGAGATAGTTCCAGTTTCTGACTCTGAATCTGGCTTCATTGTGTCAAACCAGGAAATCAGGTTCAAAGATACATTAATTGGTAAAGTTCCTGGTTGGCTGCAAGATATACTGAAAGTGGTTTTGGAGCAAAACCGTGTTACACAGAGAGACCCTGATGAAATAGTTGAGGATATTAGAGCAGCTTTGGTGTATATAAATTGTTCAAACCCCAGAGATGTTGTTGATGCAAGGGAAAGTTCAAACAATCCTGATGCATCTAATCCCCCACATGTAAATGGCTACATCTCATGGAAGCCATCAAAAAAACATTCTGGGATGGATTCTCCTGGTGGTGTATCTCATGTTGACGTCTCATTGACAGAAAAGAGCAACCAGCAGTTGCACTCGGATCTGGGTAAGTCGATAGGCAAACTAATTGAGCTTATTGAAGGGATCAGTTTGCCGTCTCTGGATTATGATAACCCTGAGACCTTATCCAGAAAGGATGGGAACATTTTCACCAACAAAAATTTAGATACACCTACAGGGTACATGGCGCGGGTTTTCCAGTGGAAAACTTCTGAACTCAGTGCTGTTTTACAGCAATTTATTCATAGTTGTTATGATCTGTTGAATGGAAAGGCTAACATAGACAAATTTGCCCAAGAAGTAACTACTGCTTTAGACTGGATTATGAATCATTGCTTTTCCCTACAAGATGTTTCAAGCATGAGGGATGAGATTAAAAAGCATTGTGATTGGGATGAATCACGAAGTGAAAGTGAAGCAGAAGCTGGAAttattggtcatttttttgaaGCTGATAAACTACGTGTTCCCAGAGAACAATTATCATATTTGCCTATGCTTGCTGCTTCTAACAGTCATCATATTCATATGGAAGAGCTTGAATATAATGTGAGGGAAGAAAATAGGAAACTGAGAGATGAAGTTATGAATTTGGAATCTGCAAAGAAAGACTTGGAAGGGAGGCTTCGGTCTGCTACTGAAAAGAGTGAATCCCTGATGAATAAACTTCTTGAATCAGAAAAAACCATTGGAAGCTTGCAAACAGAGTTGGAAACTCTAAAAGAATCGAAAGGAAGGATTGAGGGTCACATTGAAGGCCAAAAGTTGATGAATGAAGATCTAGATAGACAACTTGCAGCAGCCAGAGTGGAATTAAATGAGGCTTGGCATAAGCTTTCATCACTGGAGGTGGAGCTGGATAATAAAAATAGCTGTTGTGAAGAATTGGAGGCCACATGTCTTGAACTGCAGCTCCAGCTTGAAag CATTACAAAGAAGAAAAGCCCGAAGCATGACCTCAATCAGGAAGAAAAGCAACTTCGGACT GATTGGGAGATCACAACTGCTTCAGAAAAGTTGGCAGAGTGCCAGGAGACTATCCTAAACCTGGGCAAGCAATTGAAGGCATTAGCCACACCAAGGGAAACAGCCCTTTTTGACAAGGTCATAGCTAACTCCACTGACACAATTatcactaccaccaccacagccCCAACCCCACCCAAGGACAGGAGCATGAACCAGCACTCCTCTCTACTCGATCAGATGCTAGCAGAGGATGATGCTGCAGCTGAAGTTCTTATATCTCCAAAGATCAAAGAAATTAATGGCAATTCCACTATAAAAGACATTGGGTCATTCCAGCCTCTTGAAAAAATTCTTGTTATAAATGGTGTTAAACACGAGGATGACAACGCTACAGGCAGTTCTTTGGCAATTGTGCCTAGCAAGAATCGAGGAGGCGCGAATTTGTGGAGAAAGCTGTTgtggagaaagagaaaaggtaACAGTAAGAAAACATCTCTTCCGTTTGCCCCCTGA
- the LOC126732797 gene encoding protein IN CHLOROPLAST ATPASE BIOGENESIS, chloroplastic isoform X2: MLKTKGESILSPGAKQGLIPLAIPLSKNSSGTVTALLRWPTAPPGMEMPVVEVRKHGVWLLAKNVDQFINRLLVEEDANKSPEMKNELFQAPADDGEKFYRKGDYAKSQISNLDVYLLRKVGLFPDILERKVMRHFEEGDHVSAMVTGEFYTKKEHFPGFARPFVFNAELLLRVGRNLEAKDAARGALKSPWWTLGCKYQEVAEIAQWEDEQIEYFKEKVTEEGKREDLKKGKAPAQVALDEAAFLLDLSSVEGTWDDSVDRIAECYKEAGLPDVARFVLYRD; encoded by the exons ATGCTTAAGACTAAAG GTGAATCCATTTTGTCTCCTGGGGCCAAGCAAGGGTTAATCCCCCTTGCCATTCCACTGTCAAAAAACAGCTCTG GAACTGTAACTGCTCTACTGAGATGGCCTACAGCTCCACCTGG CATGGAGATGCCGGTGGTGGAAGTCAGAAAGCATGGAGTGTGGCTTTTAGCCAAGAAT GTAGACCAATTTATAAACAGACTCCTAGTTGAAGAAGATGCCAACAAATCTCCAGAAATGAAGAACGAGCTATTTCAAGCTCCAGCAGATGATGGGGAGAAATTTTACAGAAAGGGTGACTATGCCAAGTCTCAGATCTCAAATCTAGATGTCTACCTCTTAAGAAAG GTTGGTTTGTTTCCAGATATATTAGAGCGTAAAGTGATGCGGCATTTTGAGGAAGGGGACCAT GTTTCAGCTATGGTAACTGGAGAATTTTATACCAAGAAGGAGCATTTTCCAGGATTTGCCCGGCCATTTGTTTTCAATGCAGAGCTTTTGCTGAG GGTTGGGCGTAATCTAGAAGCGAAAGATGCTGCCAGGGGAGCTTTAAAATCACCATGGTGGACTTTGGGCTGTAAATACCAG GAAGTTGCAGAAATAGCACAATGGGAGGATGAGCAGATCGAGTACTTTAAGGAGAAGGTGACAGAAGAGGGAAAGCGAGAAGATCTTAAGAAGGGAAAGGCACCTGCTCAG GTTGCGTTGGATGAAGCTGcctttttgttggatttatcCTCTGTTGAAGGGACTTGGGACGACTCTGTGGATCGGATTGCTGAATGTTATAAAGAGGCTGGACTCCCTGATGTTGCGAGATTTGTACTATACAGAGATTGA
- the LOC126732794 gene encoding filament-like plant protein 7 isoform X1, which translates to MDNKAWLWKKKSSEKTVLSTDKINTSLKGNEEEIQTLLTEKAKLEKDLRILNDKLSSALSECDAKDELVKDHAKMAQEAIAGWEKAEAEVVSLKQELDGALLQRVVGEERLAHLDAALKECMQQLRFVREEQEKRIHDAVMMTSKEFEKTQAVLEEKLAETSKRLAKTGVENSQLSKALLVKEKLIEDVNRQLTQLEADFSALRTRLESTEKDNASLKYEVRVLQKELEIRNEEREFNRRTADASHKQHLESVKKIAKLESECQRLRLLVRKRLPGPAALAKMKNEVEMLGKDSVEMRRRKLNTTGIMVDSAIDNSPENTNRKIGFLTEQLCAMEEENKNLKEALHQNANELQISRIMHGRSASKLSQGELQLEEVSKGQTIMGPTRSSRMSHELSLASISDIGSDDKVSCAESWASALISELEHFKNGKQKGSPSSKTIGTADINLMDDFVEMERLALVSVDKPFGDSHASQPLETELNEDSSELKGREIVPVSDSESGFIVSNQEIRFKDTLIGKVPGWLQDILKVVLEQNRVTQRDPDEIVEDIRAALVYINCSNPRDVVDARESSNNPDASNPPHVNGYISWKPSKKHSGMDSPGGVSHVDVSLTEKSNQQLHSDLGKSIGKLIELIEGISLPSLDYDNPETLSRKDGNIFTNKNLDTPTGYMARVFQWKTSELSAVLQQFIHSCYDLLNGKANIDKFAQEVTTALDWIMNHCFSLQDVSSMRDEIKKHCDWDESRSESEAEAGIIGHFFEADKLRVPREQLSYLPMLAASNSHHIHMEELEYNVREENRKLRDEVMNLESAKKDLEGRLRSATEKSESLMNKLLESEKTIGSLQTELETLKESKGRIEGHIEGQKLMNEDLDRQLAAARVELNEAWHKLSSLEVELDNKNSCCEELEATCLELQLQLESITKKKSPKHDLNQEEKQLRTVSSYSVTDTKDWEITTASEKLAECQETILNLGKQLKALATPRETALFDKVIANSTDTIITTTTTAPTPPKDRSMNQHSSLLDQMLAEDDAAAEVLISPKIKEINGNSTIKDIGSFQPLEKILVINGVKHEDDNATGSSLAIVPSKNRGGANLWRKLLWRKRKGNSKKTSLPFAP; encoded by the exons ATGGACAACAAGGCATGGCTTTGGAAGAAGAAATCTTCAGAGAAGACTGTTCTTTCAACCGACAAAATAAACACCTCTTTAAAAGGAAATGAAGAAGAG ATACAGACACTTCTGACTGAGAAAGCCAAATTGGAGAAAGACCTTAGAATTTTAAATGATAAGCTTTCTTCAGCCCTCTCTGAGTGTGACGCTAAAGATGAACTTGTGAAGGACCATGCAAAGATGGCGCAGGAAGCAATTGCAG GCTGGGAGAAGGCAGAAGCAGAAGTGGTGTCTCTAAAGCAAGAATTAGATGGAGCTTTACTGCAGAGGGTAGTTGGTGAAGAAAGATTAGCTCATCTGGATGCAGCACTCAAGGAATGTATGCAACAGCTACGTTTTGTTCGAGAAGAGCAGGAGAAAAGAATTCATGATGCTGTTATGATGACATCAAAGGAATTTGAAAAAACCCAGGCAGTTTTAGAGGAGAAGTTAGCAGAGACAAGTAAAAGGCTTGCCAAAACAGGCGTTGAAAATTCTCAGCTTAGCAAGGCCCTCCTGGTGAAGGAAAAGTTGATCGAAGATGTTAATAGACAGTTGACTCAGTTGGAGGCAGATTTTAGTGCACTAAGGACTAGATTAGAATCCACAGAGAAAGATAATGCTTCTTTGAAGTATGAGGTTCGAGTACTTCAGAAGGAGCTTGAAATCCGAAACGAGGAGAGAGAATTTAATCGTCGAACAGCTGATGCATCTCACAAGCAACACctagagagtgtgaagaaaattGCAAAGTTAGAATCAGAGTGTCAGAGGTTGCGTCTCCTAGTCAGGAAGCGTTTGCCAGGTCCTGCTGCTTTAgcgaaaatgaaaaatgaagttgAAATGCTGGGAAAGGATTCAGTTGAAATGAGGAGGAGAAAGTTGAATACAACTGGTATCATGGTTGACTCTGCGATTGATAACTCTCCCGAGAATACCAATAGAAAGATTGGTTTTCTGACTGAGCAATTATGTGCTatggaagaagaaaacaagaatcTCAAGGAAGCCCTTCATCAAAATGCAAATGAACTCCAAATCTCAAGGATCATGCATGGTCGCTCAGCGTCCAAATTATCTCAAGGTGAGTTGCAGCTTGAAGAAGTATCAAAAGGTCAGACTATTATGGGGCCAACAAGGAGTAGTCGTATGTCTCATGAGCTCTCTCTGGCATCAATTTCTGACATTGGCAGTGATGATAAGGTTAGCTGTGCTGAATCATGGGCTTCTGCTTTGATTTCGGAACTGGAGCACTTTAAAAATGGTAAACAAAAGGGTTCACCATCATCTAAAACTATTGGAACTGCAGACATTAATCTGATGGATGACTTTGTTGAAATGGAAAGATTAGCGTTAGTGTCTGTTGATAAACCATTTGGAgattctcatgcttctcagccCTTGGAAACTGAGTTAAATGAGGATTCTTCAGAGTTAAAGGGTAGGGAGATAGTTCCAGTTTCTGACTCTGAATCTGGCTTCATTGTGTCAAACCAGGAAATCAGGTTCAAAGATACATTAATTGGTAAAGTTCCTGGTTGGCTGCAAGATATACTGAAAGTGGTTTTGGAGCAAAACCGTGTTACACAGAGAGACCCTGATGAAATAGTTGAGGATATTAGAGCAGCTTTGGTGTATATAAATTGTTCAAACCCCAGAGATGTTGTTGATGCAAGGGAAAGTTCAAACAATCCTGATGCATCTAATCCCCCACATGTAAATGGCTACATCTCATGGAAGCCATCAAAAAAACATTCTGGGATGGATTCTCCTGGTGGTGTATCTCATGTTGACGTCTCATTGACAGAAAAGAGCAACCAGCAGTTGCACTCGGATCTGGGTAAGTCGATAGGCAAACTAATTGAGCTTATTGAAGGGATCAGTTTGCCGTCTCTGGATTATGATAACCCTGAGACCTTATCCAGAAAGGATGGGAACATTTTCACCAACAAAAATTTAGATACACCTACAGGGTACATGGCGCGGGTTTTCCAGTGGAAAACTTCTGAACTCAGTGCTGTTTTACAGCAATTTATTCATAGTTGTTATGATCTGTTGAATGGAAAGGCTAACATAGACAAATTTGCCCAAGAAGTAACTACTGCTTTAGACTGGATTATGAATCATTGCTTTTCCCTACAAGATGTTTCAAGCATGAGGGATGAGATTAAAAAGCATTGTGATTGGGATGAATCACGAAGTGAAAGTGAAGCAGAAGCTGGAAttattggtcatttttttgaaGCTGATAAACTACGTGTTCCCAGAGAACAATTATCATATTTGCCTATGCTTGCTGCTTCTAACAGTCATCATATTCATATGGAAGAGCTTGAATATAATGTGAGGGAAGAAAATAGGAAACTGAGAGATGAAGTTATGAATTTGGAATCTGCAAAGAAAGACTTGGAAGGGAGGCTTCGGTCTGCTACTGAAAAGAGTGAATCCCTGATGAATAAACTTCTTGAATCAGAAAAAACCATTGGAAGCTTGCAAACAGAGTTGGAAACTCTAAAAGAATCGAAAGGAAGGATTGAGGGTCACATTGAAGGCCAAAAGTTGATGAATGAAGATCTAGATAGACAACTTGCAGCAGCCAGAGTGGAATTAAATGAGGCTTGGCATAAGCTTTCATCACTGGAGGTGGAGCTGGATAATAAAAATAGCTGTTGTGAAGAATTGGAGGCCACATGTCTTGAACTGCAGCTCCAGCTTGAAag CATTACAAAGAAGAAAAGCCCGAAGCATGACCTCAATCAGGAAGAAAAGCAACTTCGGACTGTAAGTTCATACAGTGTTACTGATACTAAG GATTGGGAGATCACAACTGCTTCAGAAAAGTTGGCAGAGTGCCAGGAGACTATCCTAAACCTGGGCAAGCAATTGAAGGCATTAGCCACACCAAGGGAAACAGCCCTTTTTGACAAGGTCATAGCTAACTCCACTGACACAATTatcactaccaccaccacagccCCAACCCCACCCAAGGACAGGAGCATGAACCAGCACTCCTCTCTACTCGATCAGATGCTAGCAGAGGATGATGCTGCAGCTGAAGTTCTTATATCTCCAAAGATCAAAGAAATTAATGGCAATTCCACTATAAAAGACATTGGGTCATTCCAGCCTCTTGAAAAAATTCTTGTTATAAATGGTGTTAAACACGAGGATGACAACGCTACAGGCAGTTCTTTGGCAATTGTGCCTAGCAAGAATCGAGGAGGCGCGAATTTGTGGAGAAAGCTGTTgtggagaaagagaaaaggtaACAGTAAGAAAACATCTCTTCCGTTTGCCCCCTGA
- the LOC126732797 gene encoding protein IN CHLOROPLAST ATPASE BIOGENESIS, chloroplastic isoform X1: MKVGGGVVYGGPRGTALPTLLLGHGRARLRCYSSSPTPDHITFIKDVAATQPPQHLCHLLRMLKTKGESILSPGAKQGLIPLAIPLSKNSSGTVTALLRWPTAPPGMEMPVVEVRKHGVWLLAKNVDQFINRLLVEEDANKSPEMKNELFQAPADDGEKFYRKGDYAKSQISNLDVYLLRKVGLFPDILERKVMRHFEEGDHVSAMVTGEFYTKKEHFPGFARPFVFNAELLLRVGRNLEAKDAARGALKSPWWTLGCKYQEVAEIAQWEDEQIEYFKEKVTEEGKREDLKKGKAPAQVALDEAAFLLDLSSVEGTWDDSVDRIAECYKEAGLPDVARFVLYRD; the protein is encoded by the exons atgaaggtggGGGGTGGAGTGGTGTATGGCGGGCCACGTGGCACCGCTCTGCCCACTCTACTTCTTGGTCACGGCAGGGCTCGCCTTCGCTGCTATTCTTCCTCTCCAACTCCAG ACCATATAACGTTCATAAAGGATGTGGCAGCGACTCAGCCTCCACAGCATTTGTGTCACTTGTTAAGAATGCTTAAGACTAAAG GTGAATCCATTTTGTCTCCTGGGGCCAAGCAAGGGTTAATCCCCCTTGCCATTCCACTGTCAAAAAACAGCTCTG GAACTGTAACTGCTCTACTGAGATGGCCTACAGCTCCACCTGG CATGGAGATGCCGGTGGTGGAAGTCAGAAAGCATGGAGTGTGGCTTTTAGCCAAGAAT GTAGACCAATTTATAAACAGACTCCTAGTTGAAGAAGATGCCAACAAATCTCCAGAAATGAAGAACGAGCTATTTCAAGCTCCAGCAGATGATGGGGAGAAATTTTACAGAAAGGGTGACTATGCCAAGTCTCAGATCTCAAATCTAGATGTCTACCTCTTAAGAAAG GTTGGTTTGTTTCCAGATATATTAGAGCGTAAAGTGATGCGGCATTTTGAGGAAGGGGACCAT GTTTCAGCTATGGTAACTGGAGAATTTTATACCAAGAAGGAGCATTTTCCAGGATTTGCCCGGCCATTTGTTTTCAATGCAGAGCTTTTGCTGAG GGTTGGGCGTAATCTAGAAGCGAAAGATGCTGCCAGGGGAGCTTTAAAATCACCATGGTGGACTTTGGGCTGTAAATACCAG GAAGTTGCAGAAATAGCACAATGGGAGGATGAGCAGATCGAGTACTTTAAGGAGAAGGTGACAGAAGAGGGAAAGCGAGAAGATCTTAAGAAGGGAAAGGCACCTGCTCAG GTTGCGTTGGATGAAGCTGcctttttgttggatttatcCTCTGTTGAAGGGACTTGGGACGACTCTGTGGATCGGATTGCTGAATGTTATAAAGAGGCTGGACTCCCTGATGTTGCGAGATTTGTACTATACAGAGATTGA